The Streptomyces sp. NBC_01689 genome includes a window with the following:
- a CDS encoding transglycosylase domain-containing protein — MSEHRRKPPQQQGGGRAAARRGQPGPSAGRRATPRGATGSPSDSYESPSGSGGSGGDEERQYGGRAEARRAAQRNSGGGRRRGAEAAGAGGRRGGPGGPNGPGRGRAAGPVKKRLIDYPRAGRTGGARWVPSWKLVSGLFIGFVGSLVAVAGIGYAMVSVPDVAQTATAQNNVYYWADGSQMVATGGETNRQIINYSQIPAAMRYAVISQENKTFETDSGVDPKGIARAFLNMARGGQTQGGSTITQQYVKNAMLDDQSQTISRKFKEIFVSIKVGATVKKEKIMEGYLNSAYYGRGAYGLQAAARAYFDKDAIKLDESQCAFLAAMLKGATYYDPAGAQSLDSNATPQNNKKRATAQWSDTLDKEVKYGHLSAAKRATFKELPKAQNPRSNTRLSGQIGYLVDLAKAYVVHNTKITEDQLQRGGYSIHTTFDKSKVNALEDAVKKVRAAKINPKVRPDTDKYVQFGGASVDPKTGAIKAIYGGEDATKHFTNNADQTGAQVGSTFKPFVLAASMQWGVKDPDAPSGRRIASPKSLYSGQNKLKIKNADGTVWTDKDNKEWLQTNDGSKSYNPPSYKIDLREAMRESVNSAYVQLGMDVGLDKVEEAALNAGVLKTSLASSNFPSFSIGTSDPSAIRMAGAYATFADSGQQREPYSVETIDSKDGNVFRHSEVAKAKEAFSPEVADNVTDVLKTVVDKGTGTAARLTGRQVAGKTGTTDGNKSAWFVGYTPQLSTSISMYRLDDDASSKNRTFLEMYGTGGEKKIHGASFPAQIWHDYMEDALKGQKVENFPTPQPIGEILNDTPSPSVTPSETASPSTSPTPSDTPSPTLSNSPSPTTSETCKKFDWTCNGNGGTDAGGSDNGGTDGGVTDSPSATDTAGNGGNGNGGGFIRGQNG; from the coding sequence ATGAGCGAGCACCGTCGCAAACCGCCGCAGCAGCAGGGCGGCGGACGTGCCGCGGCCCGGCGCGGCCAGCCCGGCCCGTCCGCCGGCCGCCGCGCGACACCGCGAGGCGCCACCGGGTCACCTTCCGACTCCTATGAGTCACCTTCCGGCTCCGGTGGGTCAGGAGGTGACGAGGAGCGTCAGTACGGTGGCCGGGCCGAGGCCCGGCGCGCGGCCCAGAGGAACAGTGGCGGCGGGCGCCGCAGAGGCGCGGAAGCCGCGGGAGCCGGCGGCCGCCGCGGCGGCCCCGGGGGTCCGAACGGGCCCGGTCGCGGCCGGGCCGCGGGACCCGTCAAGAAGCGCCTGATCGACTACCCGCGCGCGGGCAGGACGGGAGGCGCCCGCTGGGTGCCGTCCTGGAAGCTGGTGTCGGGCCTGTTCATCGGGTTCGTCGGCAGCCTGGTGGCCGTGGCCGGCATCGGGTACGCGATGGTGAGCGTCCCCGACGTGGCGCAGACGGCCACGGCGCAGAACAACGTCTACTACTGGGCCGACGGCAGCCAGATGGTCGCCACCGGTGGTGAGACGAACCGCCAGATCATCAACTACTCGCAGATCCCCGCGGCGATGCGCTACGCCGTCATCTCGCAGGAGAACAAGACCTTCGAGACCGACAGCGGCGTCGACCCGAAGGGCATCGCGCGTGCCTTCCTGAACATGGCCAGGGGCGGCCAGACGCAGGGTGGCTCCACCATCACCCAGCAGTACGTCAAGAACGCGATGCTGGACGACCAGTCGCAGACGATCTCCCGCAAGTTCAAGGAGATCTTCGTCTCGATCAAGGTGGGCGCCACGGTCAAGAAGGAAAAGATCATGGAGGGGTACCTGAACTCCGCGTACTACGGTCGCGGGGCGTACGGACTCCAGGCGGCGGCGCGCGCGTACTTCGACAAGGACGCCATCAAGCTCGACGAGAGCCAGTGCGCGTTCCTCGCGGCGATGCTCAAGGGTGCGACCTACTACGACCCGGCCGGCGCCCAGTCGCTCGACTCGAACGCCACCCCCCAGAACAACAAGAAGCGGGCCACGGCCCAGTGGTCGGACACGCTGGACAAAGAGGTCAAGTACGGGCATCTGAGCGCCGCGAAGCGGGCCACGTTCAAGGAGCTTCCCAAGGCCCAGAACCCGCGCTCGAACACCCGCCTCAGCGGCCAGATCGGCTACCTCGTCGACCTCGCCAAGGCGTACGTCGTCCACAACACGAAGATCACCGAGGACCAGCTCCAGCGCGGCGGCTACTCGATCCACACGACCTTCGACAAGTCCAAGGTCAACGCGCTCGAAGACGCGGTGAAGAAGGTCCGCGCGGCGAAGATCAACCCCAAGGTGCGGCCCGACACGGACAAGTACGTCCAGTTCGGCGGGGCGTCCGTCGACCCGAAGACGGGGGCGATCAAGGCCATCTACGGCGGTGAGGACGCGACCAAGCACTTCACCAACAACGCCGACCAGACCGGTGCCCAGGTGGGATCGACGTTCAAGCCGTTCGTCCTCGCCGCCTCCATGCAGTGGGGCGTCAAGGACCCCGACGCACCGTCGGGGCGCCGGATCGCCTCCCCCAAGAGCCTGTACAGCGGCCAGAACAAGCTCAAGATCAAGAATGCCGACGGGACGGTCTGGACCGACAAGGACAACAAGGAGTGGCTCCAGACCAACGACGGCAGTAAGTCGTACAACCCGCCGAGCTACAAGATCGACCTGCGTGAGGCGATGCGGGAGTCCGTGAACTCCGCCTACGTCCAGCTCGGCATGGACGTCGGTCTGGACAAGGTGGAGGAGGCCGCGCTCAACGCGGGCGTCCTCAAGACCAGTCTGGCGAGCTCCAACTTCCCCTCGTTCTCGATCGGTACCTCCGACCCCAGCGCGATCCGTATGGCCGGTGCGTACGCCACCTTCGCGGACAGCGGACAGCAGCGTGAGCCGTACTCGGTCGAGACGATCGACAGCAAAGACGGCAACGTGTTCCGGCACAGCGAGGTCGCGAAGGCGAAGGAGGCCTTCAGCCCGGAGGTCGCGGACAACGTGACCGACGTGCTCAAGACCGTCGTGGACAAGGGAACCGGTACCGCCGCGCGGCTGACCGGCCGCCAGGTGGCCGGCAAGACCGGTACCACCGACGGCAACAAGTCGGCCTGGTTCGTCGGGTACACCCCGCAGCTGTCGACGTCGATCAGCATGTACCGCCTGGACGACGACGCGAGCAGCAAGAACCGTACGTTCCTGGAGATGTACGGCACGGGTGGCGAGAAGAAGATCCACGGTGCCTCGTTCCCGGCGCAGATCTGGCACGACTACATGGAGGACGCGCTCAAGGGCCAGAAGGTGGAGAACTTCCCGACACCGCAGCCCATCGGCGAGATCCTGAACGACACTCCGAGCCCGTCCGTGACCCCGTCGGAGACGGCGTCGCCGTCGACGAGCCCGACGCCGAGCGACACCCCCAGCCCGACGCTCAGCAACTCTCCCTCGCCCACGACGAGCGAGACCTGCAAGAAGTTCGACTGGACGTGCAACGGCAACGGCGGCACCGACGCCGGTGGCAGTGACAACGGCGGGACCGACGGCGGAGTCACCGACAGTCCCTCGGCCACCGATACCGCCGGCAACGGCGGCAACGGCAACGGAGGCGGCTTCATCCGCGGCCAGAACGGCTGA
- a CDS encoding glycosyltransferase family 87 protein — MPSAETTRASVREPEPVRPTKEDEVAAAGSELIGGPIGRRALLGTSWWTPVRVVALVAIAMFALGMVQKVPCYDGGWFFGASTQYTHACYSDIPHLYQGRGFADGLVPYFDKLPGDMDYLEYPVLTGVFMEVAAWLTPGGGSIQDQEQIYWMVNAGMLMVCAAVIAVSTARLHRRRPWDGLLVALAPAFALTATINWDLLAVALLAAAMLMWSRGRALAFGILIGLATAAKFYPFLVMGPLLVLCWRAGRWREFGTALMGAVGAWLVVNLPVMYLAPEGWAKFYSFSHDRGVDFGSVFLFLSTWFKISITADTANAWALFLMVLVCVGMTALTLTAPRRPRFVQLAFLIVAAFVLTNKVYSPQYVLWLVPLAALARPRWRDFLIWQACEVAYFLGIWMYLAYTTSGDAHKGLSSQGYQIAIAVHLLGTLYLCAVVVRDILMPERDVVRKAGDDDPSGGVLDGAEDVFVLGAAARPPRHAAHFDGPQVQWGNGGVAVEDRSP, encoded by the coding sequence ATGCCCAGTGCAGAGACGACGCGAGCGAGCGTGCGCGAGCCGGAACCGGTGCGGCCGACCAAGGAGGACGAGGTCGCCGCGGCCGGCAGCGAGCTGATCGGCGGCCCCATCGGACGGCGGGCCCTGCTGGGGACGTCCTGGTGGACGCCCGTGCGGGTCGTCGCGCTGGTCGCGATCGCCATGTTCGCCCTCGGCATGGTCCAGAAGGTGCCCTGCTACGACGGCGGCTGGTTCTTCGGGGCCAGCACCCAGTACACGCACGCGTGCTACTCGGACATCCCGCACCTCTACCAGGGGCGCGGGTTCGCCGACGGCCTGGTGCCGTACTTCGACAAGCTCCCCGGCGACATGGACTACCTCGAGTACCCCGTGCTCACCGGTGTGTTCATGGAGGTCGCGGCCTGGCTCACGCCGGGCGGCGGCAGCATCCAGGACCAGGAGCAGATCTACTGGATGGTCAACGCGGGGATGCTCATGGTGTGCGCGGCGGTCATCGCCGTGAGCACCGCGCGCCTCCACCGCAGGCGCCCCTGGGACGGCCTCCTGGTCGCCCTCGCGCCCGCCTTCGCGCTCACGGCCACCATCAACTGGGACCTCCTCGCCGTGGCCCTGCTGGCCGCCGCCATGCTCATGTGGTCCCGGGGCCGCGCCCTCGCCTTCGGCATCCTCATCGGACTCGCCACCGCCGCGAAGTTCTACCCGTTCCTGGTGATGGGGCCGCTGCTCGTGCTGTGCTGGCGGGCCGGCAGATGGCGCGAGTTCGGGACCGCGCTGATGGGCGCCGTGGGGGCCTGGCTGGTCGTGAACCTGCCGGTCATGTACCTCGCCCCGGAGGGCTGGGCGAAGTTCTACAGCTTCAGCCACGACCGGGGGGTCGACTTCGGCTCGGTCTTCCTGTTCCTCTCCACCTGGTTCAAGATCTCGATCACCGCCGACACCGCGAACGCCTGGGCGCTCTTCCTGATGGTGCTGGTCTGCGTGGGCATGACCGCGCTCACGCTCACCGCGCCGCGCCGTCCCCGCTTCGTCCAGCTCGCGTTCCTGATCGTCGCGGCCTTCGTCCTCACCAACAAGGTCTACTCGCCCCAGTACGTGCTGTGGCTGGTCCCCCTCGCCGCGCTGGCCCGGCCGCGCTGGCGGGACTTCCTGATCTGGCAGGCCTGCGAGGTCGCGTACTTCCTGGGGATCTGGATGTACCTCGCGTACACGACCAGCGGGGACGCCCACAAGGGCCTCTCCTCGCAGGGCTACCAGATCGCCATCGCCGTCCACCTCCTGGGCACGCTCTACCTGTGCGCGGTGGTCGTCCGCGACATCCTCATGCCGGAACGCGACGTGGTCCGCAAGGCGGGCGACGACGACCCCTCGGGCGGAGTCCTCGACGGGGCGGAGGACGTCTTCGTCCTCGGGGCCGCGGCCCGTCCGCCCAGGCACGCGGCCCACTTCGACGGGCCGCAGGTGCAGTGGGGCAACGGCGGTGTGGCTGTCGAGGACCGTTCGCCCTGA